The Trypanosoma brucei gambiense DAL972 chromosome 10, complete sequence genome has a segment encoding these proteins:
- a CDS encoding T. brucei spp.-specific protein produces the protein MLWGSRKGRRERSIWDLRRWTCSCAARTLLGCVKSAAVLMVLWRHGFAPSTVGPFRTRTMRVWLARVRGAGAVALGWDNLLLGSGGGRQRKGMDDGPIGVHRLSLCCDPSCNTGMSASCSFPFFCLSACL, from the coding sequence ATGCTGTGGGGTTCTAGAAAGGGGAGGAGAGAGCGGAGCATCTGGGACCTGCGCCGTTGGACTTGCAGCTGCGCAGCCCGAACGCTTCTCGGGTGCGTGAAATCGGCGGCCGTGCTGATGGTGCTCTGGAGGCATGGATTTGCTCCCTCTACGGTGGGGCCTTTTCGCACGCGTACCATGCGGGTCTGGTTGGCGAGGGTGCGCGGGGCGGGTGCTGTTGCCTTAGGGTGGGACAACCTGCTGTTAGGAAGTGGGGGTGGGAGGCAGAGAAAGGGAATGGATGATGGGCCAATTGGGGTGCACCGCTTATCGTTGTGCTGCGACCCCTCGTGTAATACGGGTATGTCCGCATCCTGTtcgtttccatttttttgtctgtCAGCTTGTTTGTAG